The Tenebrio molitor chromosome 7, icTenMoli1.1, whole genome shotgun sequence region TTGAAAGTTGCACCACTAGAATAATAATGATTCTTTTTTCTCTGATTGCATTCATTTATAACAACATCACTGATggattttttatgtaacttaTTACATAAACTTTgctgtaaattatttttcctcTTTTCCATCAATTCGCTTCCGTAAACAATGCGTAAAATTCctaattattgatttttgattaaattttaatttcattttgggAAATCCGTTTGATTCATTGTGAAATCAGCAATTATGGAAACCGTCTGACACTATGAAACCGAGAGTATTCGAGCTAATGGATCCAATCAAAAATCTACAACGGATTTGTTTATCTTATTTGACTTTCACGGACATATACCGGTATGTGCCTAATTGCTTCAGCatgaaatatgtaaatttccACACATAAAACATATAACTATAAACACAGAAACGGAACTAGTTTTGAACAGTGTGTGTTGTGCACTTGCGAAGATAGGTACTTCGTTCATGGTCAGTTTTCTAATCATGAGGAAGTTAATAACTGGTCGCTGGTACGCGGAATTCCATCACAAATAAAGTAGTCCCTCAAGAATGAAAAGTGATCGAGTTTTATACAcgacaatacaattttgatGACTAATTCTCGTTTTATACCATGTGCTActtattgtaataaattgCGGTTACATTTATTACTGTGTGCAGTGTTGTGATAACTGATTTTGCACGgatttgtaatttgaaaattatatacTGATGGCTATGTATCAATTTGTGTTTACATTATGTTTTGATGGGAATCCAGTACTCCATCAGCTTTTAAACGCGACAGAAAGAAGTCTTTGCAAACTAGTGCATGTAACTGTTAATGCGTTTTCAGCGGCTAATTGTAGAAGACGATGTTGAAATTCTGCTTGTGTCTCTTCACTTATATTCTGCTGTTGGCAACGGTGAgtctattaattatttaattgcgCTCAAGTTGTTTTTTCCGAGAAATTATCTTTCAATCAAATGTAAACACGGttataattaatataaaaataaacctgttgttgttgttacttGTACAGATTTAAATATATTACTTTTACAATCAATATTAGTCAAACTTTCAGTTGAATTTCTAGGCATATagacaacaaaattatttttagtttacGCTATCCCAATTGTCAGCATAACTTTTGTGTGTAATCTAAGTAGTCATGTTCCATTCTTAGATAAACCTgttattaaatgtttttttaatttgtcatgAGAAACATGAAGTAAACACATAAACACAACATGGTGATTACAAATATCTAGATAATTTCATACATTTTTGTAGGTATGTGTTGTCGAAGCGCGCCCCCAGTTGAGGGTACCTATTCAAACTGTCCCTAAAGGGTTAAACGACAGTACCGTTACCTATATTAAAAGACTCTCAAGTAAAAACGTTTCAAGGGACGATgccaacaataaaacaaaaacaagaattCTGTTTCGAGGTCACAGAAATGAAGGTAtgaaattgaaacaaaaaagtaTTTGTGTTAATTCGCTTCAATTCTTTCCTTTAAAGCTTctttttacaaattaattctAGAAGAACTTCTGGAGGATATTAACGAGCAGGACATAATATTTCCTGACACGTACCaagtgatttttgaaaatgttccCAAAATCGACGGACCTCCGAAGTGTGCTAAAAGTAACACATTTTGTGAAGATTTCGACTCTTATCCGTATCATCACGTGAGAGACGTTCTCAAACGTAAACGGGTTCGTAACGATTTGTTCGGCAAAGATGAACCTCCCGATGAGCAGTACAGTATTACCAACAGAAACGGCGATTTCGAATCTTTCGTTTGTACCAGTTTATCGAAGACGGTGTTTCCGCGGAtcggtaaaaataaaaataacaagtgGAAATATATCATCAATCAGGAAGAAACCGAAGGCTACATTCAGGGAATTAGAATCGAAGTGTGTCGGAAGTGAGGGGAAGTATCAAAAAGTTTGTGTTATTTGCTAAGAGGGTTTTTTAACAGGGAAGGATCTGCGTGTGATTTAATCGGAGATGGAGTTAATGGTTATATAACAAGTtgcaaacaaaaatatatgttGAGGAGACTGATGTCCTTATCCGAGAACGGAGATCCAGCGCCAGATACGTTCCAGTTGCCTTCAGCGTGCTGCTGCTCGTATAGAAAGGATCTCAGTTTTTTGTCTAGATTTGGGTCTGAGGATGTTTCGTCAAGAGTGAAAggaaaaattcgaaattaaaatttaagaaataatgTGATACTAAATTGGGAAAAGGGAATTATGTTTATAGCTAAATTTTACCCGATATAGTTTATGTACCATATTTATCAACATCAGTTATAAGAAATTAGATGTAACTGGATATTATTTTGTATATAAGAaagatataaataaaaataaaaagaaaacattatttttgttgattgaCATTAGGCAACTAAATATTCACCGGAGCTTGGCTAGGTGACAGATCGTTAGAAAGTTTGATGGGATTATTGAGGAttgttcattaataaatgacacaaAAACGAAGCAATTATAgttgacaaaaataaattgtattttaaaattactcaACTTTAATaagcaaaatgaaaattaacgATCGATGCTTatattttttagtttgtttatCGTCATAAAAAAATACGGTTCAACgttgcaataaaattatttcaattagtTTATAAATGTGGATAAATGTCGACTAGTTTTTGAAATCccatcaatttcatttaatgattaaaattatacacaaaaAAGCAGCAAATATgcagacatttattttatgattTCTCGTCTCTAGtgtatttatttgtaaaacatGAAAGTTGATTGTGGGTCGAATAGTAGTCCTAAATATAATCTGATGATCTGACTGATTACTATCTCCAAATTTATCTCTACACTATTTTCACTGAACaagaaataacgtttttttttttttttttggtcaatATAGCTTTGCATTTTTCCGCACTTACTAAAGGCcacggcaaaaagaaattagaTTAAACATAACAACATTTTCCATAATTTTAgaaactgtaaaaaaaaacaaaatgtggGTTCCGGTTGAAATATTGAATAGAGAAGTGCAACAGGTTATGTAACGATGCATTTCGACGATCAATTCGTCAGAGCCATTTGTTATCATGTTATTAAGAGGTAATGCAGTGTAATGGTGGAATTAGGCAAAAAGAGAGAACGATTTTAAATGGGCGGTGTGAACGTAACCCAAAAAAGTCGTTGAGACAAATTACAGTGAGATCTCATTCATAATTTTCTTATACTCGCATTTCCATTTTCCTGTAAGTATTGGTTTCGCAAtaaacgattaaaaaattatttctccaAAGCAACGAACGTGTAGACGTTCATAACTTTTCacacaacaaacaaaaagtCTTATGCAAATATTGTAAACCTTGTAcggcaaataaataaaatataataagttcggaaatttttgcaatcTGATTTTTCTCATGGTTTACATGTACGTAATATGAAAAGCTTGTTTGTTGGGTTTGCGTGCTTTCATACttcttttatttacatttcgtggccataaatttattattttattaatttttaatgccaAACTTGTCACTTAAAATGTTCTTAAAATCCTTTACAACTTTGGTCGAGGAATACGAGTTGAAACGGTAAGTCAGGTTCAGGTgatcaaattaaatattaattacttcATTATGAAGTTTTGCCAACTTTGTAAAACTATACtgaatgtaataaaatctCAAGAGAATCATGCAGCAATGAAACTTCATtaattttctacatttttcatCAGTAATGattgattcttctttttttacaattgttaCATCCATTAAAGAATGAGTAAAgtaacaagtaaacaaattgaaaattaagtaTAATTGCTTTTTTACGCCGAAATAGCGAGGAAAGATAATATCAAGTATAATCATTTTAATGAACTGAAGTAAATTGGCATTTAGAAAGAATTAGTAGTCAACAGAGAGTGTTTAGTTTAAAAGAGCGTATCACACTTTagtttttacattattttattttaaatcctcCATTGATAGATCTGgtgattaattatttattattaaattattaacggTTTTTTGTTAGTTTGTTTAGTTTGCTTATATCTCCCTAATGGTGTATATTTACTGGTACTTTCGCTGAATTTGGGTTAGACAGTGCACATTTATGGCCAGTAGGAGCCAACCCCCTGCCGGGAGCAAAAAGAATTTGAAAACTTCTCCTTACGACTATTACAATCCCAGACGGGGATGGGAAGAAAGGGTCAACGTCGTTACAAGACTGTAATCTTTTACCGACACCACAAAAACACTTTACCTGTGCGATTCGCATTGAAAAGATTTTAGTCATGAGAGCGTCCAGTACTTGGTGTTGGTTCAGTGATGCTGAAAgttttgctttattttttaattctaaacgAGGTAGATATGTgtgttttaaagaaattaaaaaaatatgttgatTGGGCGACTTATTTTTAGCTAACGACTCAAGCTTTGTCAGCTGCCGTTAATTCTAGTTTAAGAGGAGGTATGTTTTGGTTTAATATTGTATAGCATTTGTAGCATTTTTTCACTTTCTTAAAGACTTGAACAAATTCGTGTATAAATAAGTACGCTGAAATAATCACAAGTTACATTTTAGGTTTGTTCAAGGACATGATATTTCCGGACTCAACAGAAGATGAGACCGAGGTGACATTAAtaccaaaatgtcataaccaAACGTTTTGTGAGGATGTAGAATATTATCcggaaaatatgttttatgaGATTTTGAGAAGTAGAACCTACAGGACAAGATACCTCCAGTATTTTACGAATTTACACATTAACGAGGACTTCATTAAAAGCAGAGTTGAAGAAactaacaattattttatatgtCCTTCAAGGAAAAGCGTTGTTTATCCAAAAGCAGCcttaaacttaaaaaatgaactaaaatttatttacaacatAAAGAGGTACAAACAACCCGTCTCGATAGAAGTGTGCGTGTAAGTTTTAAAATAAGGttgttgaataataataaacattaatcgccataaaaattttcagtaaaaacgaaaaatgtaAGTTTTACGAGAAGGTTTCAAATTATCGCACTAAATGTGTGCAGAAATATGTAGACAAACTATTGTTAAGTGCAGATGCAAATGGAAGACCTTATATGGATCGATATAAATTTCCATCTGCTTGTGCGTGTTCATATGAACATGCCGGCAATTCTCGCTTCTCCCAATTATATAAATACTAGCTTGTAGCTATGTTTTTGTATCATTAGAGAGGTCCAAGAACAGGTATTGGTATTGGTATGTTGTCTTTAGGTAACATTTACAAATAAACATCCTTTGTTTTagcaattaaataaaagtcaaaatggTCTTTGGAGCAAAAAATAGTAAAGTAGTAAAGAAAGATGTGAAAAAGATCAGTTACGTATTCGAGATGTTCACGCATAAACGTGACTAAAAACATTAAAGTGATTATATAGTCAGATAAATTTTAAGGGAATTATTTGTTTACccctgtttttgttttattttgttatctttttgtaatttattgttaaacattattttcaataaactggTTTCTACGTAAGAAAAATTCCCTCTCATTTTACTCAAAATCGTcccaattattatttgtaaaaatcaccattattttgtaaaattatgaAGGAAATAAGTGTGATTGTTAATACATTGGTAAATATCATTTTGTCAATTGTTATGTTaccattattaataataatcacgAAGAAACGTGGAAGATCTGACACTTTatgctttaattcttttaATGGATAaaagtttttggttttttaactTGATCGAGAAATATCTCAAAAACTTTTCTTTATAGCTTAACACTCTTTTATACACTAAAAAAGagcttttctttcataacATCCACTAAAAATATatgtcatttaaattttgaagcaGGGGAAGTATAGGGAACGGTTGGGGTCGGAGAAATGAGTAGGTAAAACACTTTCATCATGAAATAACGCAAGCTAACAATTCCCacatacatcaaacgtgcgtgttcacCCAATCACAGCGCTtcctttcatccaatcaaaaatgtttatcgccaTAAAAACGTCCTGCTattctgtcatctgtcaaaagagtttaaaattgcatgatactcctgtcagattctcaaattgtttttaataattgtgtttttaataagtgtatcataaaaataaataattacctaacgttaaagtttgtattctggaattaatcttgccaaaaataacacgacctaattttttaaatctgataaATGTTCACTTTTTTGCCTTAGACAATTTaactcgttgatatttgggcatttttattgaaaataaataaaaatgcccaaattcaactcgtaaaattgtcaaagcaaaaagttttcgtaaaattgaaaaatttatccgataaaaaaattaggtcttgttattttaccttcgccATCTAActctttgaaattaattaaatttgggTGATTTAATTACCTCGCCTTACCTGCCAAGTAATTAATCGACTAGGATTACTCCctgtatttttgtgtttgtttttcataTTCCTTATGACTTTTTTGATTACTCAATTTATGAAGTAACGTTTATTGTTGTAACGTCGcttgcttaaaatattttacaacttgaagcattaaatttaacatttattacACTGCAGACAAAAAGTGTGGTaggtataaataataaatatacatattatggGAAAGTACTCAAATGATCTAGGACGCAACGAAATAAAGCATGTTGTACCTACGTACCTACCTgattaacattaaaaaaaaattatgtttcatTTTGTGAAGGTAACAGCCATATTTACGATGATTTGTTTATTGCGTCAACTAACTCATACCTATTTGAAACAATTAACCCTTGTACATAgcgaaattcataaattaacttttctcagtttcagtttttccAGTTCATTCAGTTTTTCAAAGCGTATGGCTTGCTTGAACATGGTGGAACAAGtacacttttcacctaaaaataaCTTACCGTTGTTTTTACTAATCTCAGAAAACATCGACTTCTCACACTGATGTTCCCCTTTAATACATCTGTAAatcagtgtcaaaaaataagtcgAGAATTCTGAAGGTATCCCTACAACGAGAATTTATCGTGGCTAGACAATGACCTTCATTATTAGATTCAATTGTTCTTGTTGCTGGTCTGCTTGCAAGACGATAAAACTGTTGTACCTACAGGTTTCGACTTCCCTGCGCACACtggcatttatttattttcgttcGTAGAGAATTTTCCATCCCCTTGCACTGTTTAATGGCTTCTTGGTAATTGTTTcacattacatattatt contains the following coding sequences:
- the LOC138134839 gene encoding neurotrophin 1-like isoform X1, with product MLKFCLCLFTYILLLATVCVVEARPQLRVPIQTVPKGLNDSTVTYIKRLSSKNVSRDDANNKTKTRILFRGHRNEASFYKLILEELLEDINEQDIIFPDTYQVIFENVPKIDGPPKCAKSNTFCEDFDSYPYHHVRDVLKRKRVRNDLFGKDEPPDEQYSITNRNGDFESFVCTSLSKTVFPRIGKNKNNKWKYIINQEETEGYIQGIRIEVCRKEGSACDLIGDGVNGYITSCKQKYMLRRLMSLSENGDPAPDTFQLPSACCCSYRKDLSFLSRFGSEDVSSRVKGKIRN
- the LOC138134839 gene encoding protein spaetzle-like isoform X2; this translates as MLKFCLCLFTYILLLATVCVVEARPQLRVPIQTVPKGLNDSTVTYIKRLSSKNVSRDDANNKTKTRILFRGHRNEEELLEDINEQDIIFPDTYQVIFENVPKIDGPPKCAKSNTFCEDFDSYPYHHVRDVLKRKRVRNDLFGKDEPPDEQYSITNRNGDFESFVCTSLSKTVFPRIGKNKNNKWKYIINQEETEGYIQGIRIEVCRKEGSACDLIGDGVNGYITSCKQKYMLRRLMSLSENGDPAPDTFQLPSACCCSYRKDLSFLSRFGSEDVSSRVKGKIRN